A region of the Trueperaceae bacterium genome:
GCGGTGGGCAGCGGCGGAGCGGCCGTACTAGGCTCCTGGCGTGCTCGACGTGCTCCTCAGCCTGCTGGTCGTCGTCGGCACCGCCTGGCTCGGCCGGGTGCTCCTCGACGCGCGCGAGCTCGGCTGGGGACGGCTGCTGCTGGCGGCCCTCATGGGCATCGCCGTGGGCGACGCCACGGCGCTGTTCCTGCTGGCGGCCGACGTCAGCGAGGTGCAGGCCGTCGACTTCCGGCAGCTCCAGCTCGTCTCCCTGCCGTTCCGGGTCGTGGCGACCATGGGCTCGATCGTCGTGCTGGAGCTCGCCTTCCGCCGCGGGCGCGCGGGCGTGGAGGGCGCCCGCGGGCCGACCTCCCGCCGGAGGCCCTTGCTGCGCCCCGGCCTGCTCCTGCGCGCGTTCGCGGTGTCGCGCGTGTTGGCGCGCCACGGCCTCGCCCCGCTGGTGGGCTGGGGCAGCGGTCGCGGCCGGACCCTCGGCGCGCGCGACCTCGCCGCCCGCGCCCGGCGGGCGTGCGAGGAGGCGGGCGGGGTCTTCGTCAAGCTCGGCCAGCTCCTGGCGACGCGGCCCGACCTGCTCCCGCCCGAGGCCCTGAGCGAGCTCGCCAAGCTCCAGTCTTCCGCCGCGCCCGTCGGCCGGGAGGAGGTGGCGGCGCAGGTCGAGGCGCAGCTCGGTCGGCCGCTCGAGACCGTGTTCGCGAGCTTCGACTGGGAGCCGCTCGGCTCGGCGTCGATCGCGCAGGCCCACGCCGCCACGCTGCGGGACGGCTCGCAGGTCGTCGTCAAGGTGCGACGGCCCGGCCTGGAGCGCGTCATCGACCACGACCTGGCGATCATCGGCTGGCTGGCACGCACGGCGGAGCGCCGCTTCCCCTGGGCCCGGCGCCTGGGCGTGGCGGCACTGGCGCGCGAGTTCGCCGACGCGCTCCTCGGCGAGCTCGACTTCACCGTGGAGGCCCGGAACATCGAGGAGGTCGCCAAGGCCGTCGCCGACGAGCCGCTCCTGCACGTGCCCGCGGTCCACGCCGAGCTCACGAGGCCGGGGCTGCTGGTCATCGAGCGGCTGGCCGGCTCGCCGCTCGCGGAGGCCTCGAGCGGCTCCGTCCTCGCCGGCTCGTCCGACGGAGAGCCTGCCGCCGGCGCCGACGGAGCGCCGCCGGCAGCGCGGCCCGGCGCCGGTGCCGAGCCCGACGCTCTGGCCCTCGCCGACGCCCTCTGCCGCTCCCAGGTGAGGGCGATGCTGGCGGGCGAGCGCTTCCACGGCGACCCGCACCCTGGCAACGTGCTGCTCCTCGACGACGGCCGCCTCGGGCTCATCGACATGGGCATCAGCAGCAGGCTGGACGCCTTCGAGCGTGCCGCCGTCTTCCAGATGCTGCTGGCGCTGCGGCACGAGCAGCCCACGCTCCTCTACGAGTCGATGGTGACGATCGGCGCCGTCGACCAGGCCGTCCACGACCCGGAGGAGATCGAGCGGGCGGTGGCGCGGTTCATGGCCGCCTACCTGGGGCCCGGCCTGCCGCCGGCGCGGGCCCTCACCGACCTGCTGCGGCTCACGCTCGAGCTGGGCCTGCGCCTGCCGCCCTCGACCAGCGCGATGTTCCGCGCGCTGGCGACCCTGATGGGGACGCTCGAGCAGCTCCACCCCGGCTACCCGGTCATCGAGCGGATCGCCGAGCTCGGCGGCGACGAGTTCGAGCGGCGCCTGATGCCCGGCTCG
Encoded here:
- a CDS encoding AarF/UbiB family protein, whose protein sequence is MLDVLLSLLVVVGTAWLGRVLLDARELGWGRLLLAALMGIAVGDATALFLLAADVSEVQAVDFRQLQLVSLPFRVVATMGSIVVLELAFRRGRAGVEGARGPTSRRRPLLRPGLLLRAFAVSRVLARHGLAPLVGWGSGRGRTLGARDLAARARRACEEAGGVFVKLGQLLATRPDLLPPEALSELAKLQSSAAPVGREEVAAQVEAQLGRPLETVFASFDWEPLGSASIAQAHAATLRDGSQVVVKVRRPGLERVIDHDLAIIGWLARTAERRFPWARRLGVAALAREFADALLGELDFTVEARNIEEVAKAVADEPLLHVPAVHAELTRPGLLVIERLAGSPLAEASSGSVLAGSSDGEPAAGADGAPPAARPGAGAEPDALALADALCRSQVRAMLAGERFHGDPHPGNVLLLDDGRLGLIDMGISSRLDAFERAAVFQMLLALRHEQPTLLYESMVTIGAVDQAVHDPEEIERAVARFMAAYLGPGLPPARALTDLLRLTLELGLRLPPSTSAMFRALATLMGTLEQLHPGYPVIERIAELGGDEFERRLMPGSLAEFVRQEWTDLGPLLARLPRHVDRLATMAEHGRLSLRARLLADADDRRFVERLLNRSLLALLSVGTGVVSVMLLGLPAGLRFPWFEVGLYEVLGWIGLFIAMTLMFRVLLAVLRSEG